One part of the Augochlora pura isolate Apur16 chromosome 3, APUR_v2.2.1, whole genome shotgun sequence genome encodes these proteins:
- the Cpr6 gene encoding cuticular protein 6 — MLKVLCLVCATLAYSNGVVLSGYNGGHGISYSDYEGLEGYAAGSADYEGHAVLPTVAVPVHAVSAAPVHVTASLDHAAHAYEHHVDHEHDYYAHPKYTFNYGVHDPHTGDVKTQHEVRDGDVVHGSYSVNEPDGSVRIVEYTADDHNGFNAVVKKVGPAVHPKPIPVAKYVSPAYFNSYKDYDKHY; from the exons ATGCTGAAG GTACTGTGCTTGGTGTGTGCGACGCTTGCGTACAGCAACGGCGTGGTTTTGAGCGGTTACAACGGAGGCCACGGGATCTCATATTCCGATTACGAGGGTCTCGAAGGATACGCGGCAGGATCTGCTGACTACGAAGGACACGCGGTACTGCCGACAGTGGCGGTCCCGGTGCACGCGGTTTCCGCCGCACCGGTGCACGTCACCGCATCGCTCGATCACGCCGCTCACGCTTATGAGCACCACGTCGATCATGAGCACGATTACTAC GCACACCCGAAGTACACGTTCAACTATGGCGTCCACGACCCCCATACCGGCGACGTGAAGACCCAGCACGAAGTCCGCGACGGCGACGTTGTCCACGGGTCTTACAGCGTCAACGAGCCCGACGGCAGCGTTAGGATCGTGGAGTACACGGCCGACGATCACAACGGGTTCAACGCGGTGGTGAAAAAGGTGGGGCCGGCTGTCCATCCGAAGCCGATCCCCGTCGCGAAATACGTGTCGCCGGCGTACTTCAACAGCTACAAGGACTATGACAAGCACTATTAA